One window from the genome of Leuconostoc suionicum encodes:
- a CDS encoding arginine repressor, with the protein MISKQERQKLILDIIQDNIIASQEELLAQLIKHGVETTQTTVSRDIRAMNIIRQKSDTGQLRYQQLNDTTKNVQNLVTTNAVDEAIKEYASFVTHVEFLTIIKTTDGSGNSVAGIIDDANLPEVITTLAGFNTIYVTSKNETDAAKLADHWAELIG; encoded by the coding sequence ATGATTTCAAAACAAGAACGGCAAAAGCTTATTTTGGATATTATCCAGGATAATATCATTGCCAGCCAAGAAGAATTACTTGCTCAACTTATCAAGCACGGTGTTGAAACAACACAAACAACCGTATCACGTGATATTCGAGCAATGAATATTATTCGCCAAAAGAGCGACACTGGACAGTTACGTTACCAGCAACTCAATGATACAACGAAAAATGTTCAAAATCTGGTAACGACTAATGCTGTTGATGAAGCAATCAAAGAATATGCTTCATTCGTGACTCACGTTGAGTTCTTAACAATTATAAAAACAACTGATGGTAGTGGTAATTCAGTTGCAGGCATTATTGATGACGCGAATCTACCTGAAGTTATTACGACACTAGCGGGATTTAACACAATTTACGTTACAAGTAAAAATGAAACAGATGCCGCAAAGCTAGCTGATCATTGGGCGGAATTGATAGGTTGA